In Raphanus sativus cultivar WK10039 chromosome 5, ASM80110v3, whole genome shotgun sequence, the following proteins share a genomic window:
- the LOC108862182 gene encoding putative F-box protein At2g02030: MMASMDNYQRMVRETKRRRKGRREWKTEIPNNVMEEIVMRLRVRSIARFQTVSKHWESVIRSRDFGTRHMAHQRRSKDPKLMFVSYGQCHIRFEQRDLETTSLEESFYLKIEEIKGAIAISECCDGLVCFYGLTDAVRVVNMATKTLVPPLPLAKFQQVHKYHPDPDLEVEIEDVSDDEDDRNPVPVPFVLYTRFGFGKDSVTGRYKIVWLYNIYPATLNKKKKTRCEVFDFEEWRFVTTRPLDHHQILSKQMPSFANGSLYWLTTGDERGDPSTQTKLIVFDIHTEMFRVTSTPPFISPNAYSDKIGLCNLDGRLCISELKGDCKQEFWWRVEECDDKWERIFSVDLNSTSCWFGRITSLPLTLLAISRVENKVVLSLTYQGSLVDFDLDPDSTVYHLYYPGYYGLAVPYFPSLSLVHATF, translated from the coding sequence ATGATGGCGTCGATGGATAATTATCAGAGAATGGTGAGAGAAACCAAACgcagaagaaaaggaagaagagagtgGAAGACTGAGATCCCCAATAATGTGATGGAAGAAATCGTGATGAGGCTTCGGGTGAGATCGATTGCGAGGTTCCAAACCGTTTCAAAGCATTGGGAATCGGTGATTAGGTCAAGAGATTTTGGGACAAGACACATGGCTCATCAGAGAAGAAGCAAAGATCCTAAACTCATGTTTGTCTCTTATGGTCAGTGTCATATCCGTTTTGAGCAAAGGGACTTGGAGACGACTTCTCTTGAAGAGAGCTTCTATTTGAAAATTGAAGAGATTAAGGGTGCTATTGCGATCTCCGAATGCTGCGATGGCCTTGTCTGCTTTTACGGCTTGACGGATGCAGTGAGAGTGGTAAATATGGCCACAAAAACATTGGTACCACCACTCCCCTTGGCGAAATTTCAGCAGGTCCATAAATACCATCCAGACCCAGATCTGGAGGTGGAGATAGAGGACGTgagtgatgatgaagatgatcgAAATCCTGTTCCAGTGCCATTCGTATTATATACTAGGTTTGGATTTGGGAAAGACAGCGTCACAGGACGATATAAGATAGTGTGGCTCTATAATATATATCCTGCCACtttgaacaagaagaagaagaccagATGCGAGGTTTTCGATTTTGAGGAATGGAGATTTGTGACTACCCGACCTCTTGATCATCACCAAATCTTGTCTAAACAGATGCCATCGTTTGCTAACGGATCATTATACTGGCTTACTACGGGTGACGAACGAGGAGATCCATCAACACAAACCAAGCTCATAGTTTTCGATATTCATACAGAGATGTTTCGAGTCACCTCAACACCACCTTTTATTTCCCCTAATGCCTATAGTGACAAAATTGGTTTATGCAATCTTGATGGTCGTCTGTGCATTTCTGAACTCAAGGGCGATTGTAAGCAAGAGTTTTGGTGGAGGGTTGAAGAATGCGACGACAAGTGGGAGAGAATCTTTTCAGTTGACTTGAATTCTACTTCCTGTTGGTTTGGTCGTATCACTTCACTGCCTCTCACTCTTTTGGCCATTTCAAGGGTTGAGAACAAGGTCGTCCTCTCGCTTACCTATCAAGGAAGCCTTGTTGACTTTGATCTTGATCCTGACTCAACTGTTTATCATCTCTATTATCCTGGTTACTATGGCTTAGCTGTTCCTTATTTTCCAAGTTTATCACTTGTTCATGCAACTTTCtag
- the LOC108862183 gene encoding ceramide synthase LOH2 gives MEPEVYSSSGGVRNLEASIKAWHFQIAVYFAFGFFFLRLFLDRFVFQRIAVWLSSTASTAPIKMNDASTLAKLVKCKESLWKLLYYGACDIFVLKFVFHEPWATDVKLYFEGWPNQELKLPIKLYYMCECGFYMYAVAALLVWETRRKDFSVTMSHHVITIILLAYSYLTSFFRIGAIIIALHDASDVFMETAKICKYSEKEFGASVGFSLFALSWLLLRLIYFPFWIIRATSIELLDHLDMTSGEGTIMYYSFNTLLLMLLVFHIYWWYLICAMIARLLKNRGQVGEDIRSDSEDDE, from the exons ATGGAACCGGAGGTATATTCTTCTAGCGGCGGCGTGAGGAATCTTGAAGCGTCGATTAAGGCGTGGCATTTCCAGATAGCAGTCTATTTCGCCTTCGGATTCTTCTTCTTGAGACTCTTCCTTGATAGATTCGTCTTTCAa AGGATAGCTGTCTGGCTTTCGAGCACCGCGTCTACTGCGCCTATTAAAATGAACGATGCTTCTACTCTTGCTAAGCTCGTAAAATGCAAGGAGTCTCTGTGGAAGCTCCTGTATTACGGTGCTTGTGACATATTCGTTCTCAAATTCGTTTTTCACGAGCCATGGGCCACAGATGTCAAACTCTACTTTGAAGGTTGGCCTAATCAAGAGCTGAA GCTTCCGATAAAGCTGTACTATATGTGTGAGTGCGGTTTCTATATGTATGCTGTTGCTGCCTTGCTTGTATGGGAGACCAGAAGAAAAGATTTTTCTGTTACGATGTCTCACCATGTCATCACCATCATCCTCCTTGCCTACTCCTACTTAACCAG TTTTTTCAGAATTGGAGCAATCATCATAGCCCTTCACGATGCAAGCGACGTGTTTATGGAAACTGCTAAAATTTGTAAGTACTCTGAAAAGGAATTTGGAGCGAGTGTTGGTTTTTCACTCTTTGCTCTCTCTTGGCTACTTCTTAGGTTGATTTACTTTCCATTTTGGATCATCAGGGCCACTAG CATTGAACTCCTGGATCATTTGGATATGACATCAGGTGAAGGCACCATCATGTACTATTCCTTCAACACACTGTTACTGATGCTTCTTGTTTTCCACATATATTGGTGGTATCTCATTTGCGCAATGATTGCAAGACTACTTAAAAACAGAGGACAAGTTGGAGAAGACATAAGATCCG ATTCAGAGGATGACGAATAG
- the LOC108862181 gene encoding putative F-box protein At2g02030, protein MLASMEICERMVRETKRRRKGRREWKTEIPNDVMEEIMMRLPVRSIVRFQAVSKHWESVIKTRDFGTRHMAHQRSSKDPKLMFVFFGLHHIEFEQRDLETTSLEESLYLAIGEINGPIEISEGCDGLVCIYCLTQSVRVVNMATEKALLPLPLAKFQQLHKKYPDPDLERELIAEDDVRPPRLPFISFTMFGFGKDNVTGRYKIVWLYNIYPTTLNKKKKTRCEVFDFEEWRWRFVTTRPLDHHQILSNQRPPCANGSLYWLTGDQRGDPSTQTKLIVFDIHTDMFQVTSTPPFISTNAYSDKIGLCNLDGRLCISELKGDCKQEFWWRVEECDKWERIFSVDLNSTSCWFGGITSQPLTPLAISRVENKVVLSLTHQKNLVDFDLDPDSTVYHLYYSGDYGLAVPYFPSLSPVPSCNSLALSFSSF, encoded by the coding sequence ATGTTGGCGTCGATGGAGATTTGTGAGAGAATGGTGAGAGAAACGAAACgcagaagaaaaggaagaagagagtgGAAGACTGAGATCCCCAATGATGTCATGGAAGAAATCATGATGAGGCTTCCTGTGAGATCGATTGTGAGGTTTCAAGCTGTTTCAAAGCATTGGGAATCGGTGATTAAGACGAGAGATTTTGGGACAAGACACATGGCTCATCAGAGAAGCAGCAAGGATCCTAAACTCATGTTTGTCTTTTTTGGTCTACATCATATCGAGTTTGAGCAAAGGGACTTGGAGACCACTTCTCTTGAAGAGAGCCTCTATCTTGCAATTGGAGAGATTAACGGTCCTATCGAGATCTCCGAAGGCTGCGATGGCCTTGTCTGCATCTACTGCTTGACTCAATCAGTGAGAGTGGTAAATATGGCCACAGAAAAGGCGTTGTTACCACTCCCCTTGGCGAAATTTCAGCAGCTCCATAAAAAATATCCAGATCCGGATCTGGAGCGGGAGCTAATAGCTGAAGATGATGTTCGTCCTCCGCGTCTTCCATTCATATCATTTACTATGTTCGGATTTGGGAAAGACAACGTCACAGGACGATATAAGATAGTGTGGCTCTATAATATATATCCTACTACcttgaacaagaagaagaagaccagATGCGAGGTTTTCGATTTTGAGGAATGGAGATGGAGATTCGTGACTACCAGACCTCTTGATCATCACCAAATCTTGTCTAATCAGAGGCCACCGTGTGCAAACGGATCGTTGTACTGGCTCACGGGAGACCAACGAGGAGATCCATCAACACAAACCAAGCTCATAGTTTTCGATATTCATACAGACATGTTTCAAGTCACCTCAACACCACCTTTTATTTCCACTAATGCCTATAGTGACAAAATTGGTTTATGCAATCTTGACGGTCGTCTGTGCATTTCTGAACTCAAGGGCGATTGTAAGCAAGAGTTTTGGTGGAGGGTTGAAGAATGCGACAAGTGGGAGAGAATCTTTTCTGTTGACTTGAATTCTACTTCCTGTTGGTTTGGTGGTATCACTTCACAGCCTCTCACACCTTTGGCCATTTCAAGGGTTGAGAACAAGGTCGTTCTCTCGCTTACCCATCAAAAGAACCTTGTTGACTTTGATCTTGATCCTGACTCAACTGTTTATCATTTGTATTATTCTGGTGACTACGGCTTAGCTGTTCCTTATTTTCCAAGTTTATCACCTGTTCCTTCATGCAACTCTCTagctctctctttttcttctttctga
- the LOC108805078 gene encoding uncharacterized protein LOC108805078 produces the protein MVRRIKRKGFINIEAAREFFNHLVAERHSLLLLVPLVLAFWAIERWVFAFSNWVPLVVAVWASLQYGSYQRAILAEDLTRKWKQNVFNASTITPLEHCQWLNKLLSEIWLNFMNKKLSLRFSSMVEKRLRQRRSRLIENIQLLEFSLGSCPPLLGLNGTCWSQSGEQKILRLDFTWDTTDLSILLQAKLSKPFNRTARIVVNSLCIKGDILIRPTLEGKAMLYSFVSNPDVRIGVAFGGGGGQSLPATELPGVSSWLVKILTETLNKKMVEPRRGCFSLPATDLHKTAVGGIIYVTVVSGSNLHSSVLRGSPSTRSPDIVESSNGSSSGSSKPVQTFVEVELEQLSRRTEMRSGPNPAYQSTFNMILHDNTGTLKFNLYENNPASVRYDSLASCEVKLKYVNDDSTMFWAVGYDNGVIAKHAEFCGQEVEMVVPFEGVSSSELTVRLLLKEWHFSDGSHSLNSVHSSSLHSLDGSASLFSKTGRKIIVTVLAGKNLVSKTGKCDANVKLQYGKTIQKTKTVNAAEGAWNEKFEFEELAGEEYLKVKCYKEEMLGTDNIGTATLSLHGISNSEMHIWVPLEEVSSGEIELLIEAVSPEYSEADSSKGLIELVLVEARDLVAADLRGTSDPYVRVQYGEKKQRTKVIYKTLHPKWNQTMEFPDDGSSLELYVKDHNTLLPTSSIGNCVVEYQRLKPNETADKWIPLQGVTRGEIRVRVTRKVTEAPRRASADCGSPFNKALLLSNQMKQVMIKFQNLIDDGDLEGLGEALGELESLEDEQEEYLVQLQTEQTLLINKIKDLGKEILNSSPIQATSHSPSRSGSGSGGGSYSRRLPAPM, from the exons ATGGTTCGGAGAATAAAGAGGAAAGGTTTCATAAACATCGAAGCTGCAAGAGAGTTTTTCAACCATCTAGTTGCTGAGAGACATTCTCTGCTGTTGCTGGTTCCTTTGGTCTTAGCTTTCTGGGCGATTGAGAGATGGGTCTTCGCTTTCTCCAACTGGGTTCCTCTCGTTGTAGCTGTTTGGGCTTCTCTTCAG TATGGGAGTTACCAAAGAGCAATACTTGCAGAGGATCTAACCAGGAAGTGGAAGCAAAACGTGTTCAATGCTTCG ACGATAACTCCATTGGAACACTGCCAATGGCTTAACAAATTACTGTCTGAAATTTGGCTGAACTTCATGAACAAGAAACTCTCTCTCAGATTTTCTTCTATGGTTGAG AAACGATTGAGGCAACGAAGATCAAGGCTAATAGAAAACATACAGTTGTTGGAGTTCTCTCTTGGCTCGTGTCCTCCTTTGCTGGGACTCAACGGAACTTGTTGGTCGCAATCAGGGGAACAG AAAATCTTGCGGTTAGATTTCACGTGGGACACAACGGATCTAAGCATCTTGCTCCAAGCCAAGCTGTCCAAACCGTTTAACCGGACAGCAAGAATCGTTGTCAACAGTCTTTGCATCAAAGGAGAT ATACTAATCAGACCAACTCTAGAAGGAAAAGCAATGCTCTATTCCTTTGTATCTAACCCTGACGTTAGAATCGGAGTTGCTTTCGGCGGTGGCGGTGGCCAATCTCTTCCCGCCACAGAGCTTCCCGGTGTCTCCTcttggctg GTGAAGATCCTAACGGAAACACTGAACAAGAAGATGGTGGAGCCACGCAGGGGATGTTTCTCATTACCAGCCACTGATCTTCACAAAACGGCAGTCGGAGGAATCATCTACGTAACCGTAGTCTCCGGTAGCAATCTCCACAGCAGCGTTCTCCGCGGAAGCCCCTCCACGAGAAGTCCCGACATTGTGGAAAGTAGCAACGGTAGCAGCAGCGGCAGCAGCAAACCTGTTCAAACATTCGTGGAGGTCGAGCTAGAACAGCTGTCTAGAAGAACCGAGATGAGATCAGGACCTAACCCAGCTTACCAGTCAACGTTTAACATGATCTTACACGACAATACAGGGACGCTTAAGTTTAACCTATACGAGAATAATCCTGCTAGTGTCAGATACGATAGTCTCGCTAGCTGCGAAGTTAAG CTCAAATACGTGAACGATGATTCTACAATGTTTTGGGCCGTTGGATATGATAACGGTGTGATAGCGAAACACGCTGAGTTTTGCGGTCAAGAAGTTGAGATGGTTGTTCCCTTTGAAGGTGTTAGCTCCAGCGAG TTGACTGTGCGGCTACTTCTAAAGGAATGGCACTTCTCTGACGGCTCACATAGCTTGAACAGTGTTCACTCAAGTTCTTTACACTCACTGGACGGCTCGGCTAGCTTGTTCTCGAAAACCGGTCGGAAGATAATCGTCACGGTTTTAGCAGGGAAGAATCTTGTTTCCAAGACCGGAAAATGCGACGCTAATGTCAAGTTGCAGTATGGGAAA ACTATACAGAAGACAAAGACGGTGAACGCGGCAGAGGGTGCCTGGAACGAGAAGTTTGAGTTTGAGGAGTTAGCAGGAGAGGAATATCTGAAGGTGAAATGCTACAAAGAAGAGATGCTTGGCACCGACAACATCGGTACTGCTACGTTGAGTCTTCACGGAATCAGTAACAGTGAGATGCATATATGGGTTCCTCTTGAAGAAGTTAGTTCTGGAGAGATAGAGCTTTTGATTGAAGCTGTTAGTCCTGAGTATAGTGAA GCGGATTCTAGTAAAGGCTTGATTGAACTGGTTCTTGTCGAAGCACGGGATCTCGTGGCCGCAGATCTTAGAGGAACCAGTGATCCTTACGTCAGGGTTCAGTATggagagaagaaacagaggacaAAG GTTATTTACAAGACATTGCATCCAAAATGGAACCAGACTATGGAGTTCCCAGATGATGGGAGCTCCTTGGAGCTATACGTCAAAGACCACAACACTCTGCTTCCAACTTCAAGCATTGGTAACTGCGTTGTGGAATACCAACGGCTAAAGCCAAACGAGACGGCAGACAAGTGGATACCTCTCCAAGGAGTGACACGTGGAGAGATCCGTGTCAGAGTCACGAGGAAAGTCACTGAGGCTCCAAGAAGAGCCAGCGCGGATTGCGGCTCTCCGTTCAACAAAGCTTTGTTGCTGTCTAACCAGATGAAGCAGGTGATGATAAAGTTTCAGAATTTGATTGACGATGGAGATCTCGAAGGTCTTGGTGAAGCATTGGGAGAGCTGGAGAGTTTGGAGGATGAACAAGAAGAGTATTTGGTCCAGCTTCAGACAGAGCAAACGCTGCTTATCAACAAGATTAAAGACCTTGGTAAGGAGATACTTAACTCATCCCCTATTCAAGCCACGTCTCATTCGCCGTCCAGGTCCGGGTCAGGTTCGGGAGGTGGATCGTATAGCCGGAGATTACCAGCGCCAATGTAG
- the LOC108860491 gene encoding protein SAWADEE HOMEODOMAIN HOMOLOG 2: MGRPPSNGSPAFRFNMAEVTEMEAILLQHHTAMPSRQVLEDIAEKFSGSVERKGKIIVQFKQIWNWFQNRRYALRARRNNAPGKLNVSSMPRGVDMTNQMRNVLPPSAGLKPTHITGNLPVAPSVPGVMSSGSDKCYMEFEAKSARDGAWYDVHDFLDHRNLETGDPEVEVRFAGFEVEEVEWINVKKHVRLRSFPCEASECVVVLPGDLVLCFQEGKDQALYFDAKVLDAQRRRHDIRGCRCRFLVRYSHDQSEEIVPLRKICRRPETDYRLHQLHSAANDFANSNHLQKPAPDAAAITPLPQSGASVPIVPTELKDRRLTSASATPVQPSSNAATVPAGSA, from the exons ATGGGTCGACCTCCCAGTAATGGAAGTCCTGCGTTCCGGTTTAACATGGCTGAG GTAACGGAGATGGAAGCAATATTGTTACAGCATCATACAGCAATGCCAAGTCGACAAGTTCTTGAAGATATTGCTGAAAAATTCAG TGGATCGGTGGAGCGAAAGGGCAAAATTATTGTGCAATTCAAACAA ATATGGAACTGGTTCCAAAATAGGAGGTATGCTCTAAGAGCAAGGAGGAATAACGCTCCTGGGAAGCTAAACGTGTCTTCCATGCCGCGTGGTGTGGATATGACCAATCAGATGAGAAATGTGCTTCCACCATCAGCCGGTCTTAAACCTACTCATATCACTGGAAATCTACCCGTTGCTCCTTCCG TTCCCGGTGTCATGAGTAGTGGTTCAGACAAATGTTACATGGAATTTGAAGCCAAATCTGCCAGGGACGGTGCATG GTATGATGTGCATGATTTTCTAGATCATAGAAACTTGGAGACTGGTGATCCG GAAGTGGAGGTTCGATTTGCGGGTTTTGAAGTTGAAGAAGTTGAATGGATAAACGTCAAGAAACACGTAAGGCTACGGTCATTCCCATGTGAAGCATCAGAATGTGTTGTAGTTCTTCCTGGAGATCTCGTACTTTGCTTCCAG GAAGGCAAAGATCAAGCTCTCTACTTTGACGCCAAAGTTCTTGATGCACAAAGAAGAAGACATGATATCAGAGGTTGTCGTTGTAGGTTCTTGGTTCGTTACAGCCACGACCAAAGCGAG GAGATCGTTCCCTTGAGGAAGATTTGCAGGCGGCCTGAGACAGATTACAGGCTACATCAACTTCACAGTGCTGCCAATGACTTTGCTAACTCGAATCACCTCCAGAAACCCGCTCCAGACGCGGCTGCAATCACCCCTCTTCCACAATCCGGCGCCTCAGTTCCCATTGTCCCAACCGAGCTGAAAGATCGACGCTTGACCTCTGCTTCAGCCACTCCAGTTCAGCCTAGCTCCAATGCAGCCACAGTCCCCGCTGGTTCTGCATAG
- the LOC108860203 gene encoding NAC domain-containing protein 79-like, producing MEENLPPGFRFHPTDEELITHYLCRKVSDTGFTGKAVVDVDLNKCEPWDLPAKASMGEKEWYFFSLRDRKYPTGLRTNRATEAGYWKTTGKDKEIYRGGVLVGMKKTLVFYKGRAPKGEKSNWVMHEYRLENKQPITPAKEEWVVCRVFEKSTAIKKPQEQQPQSSFGSPCDANSSMANEFEDIEFPNLNLNSSTIGYNHIQDHKYPENSVYLGDNITSAAGLNMNMNMATNISSWTTSLLGPPLSPINSLLLKAFQIRNSYSFQKEMISNINPSSLLQQGVSNIMQNGSSSSQPQPQEEAFNMDSIW from the exons atggAAGAAAATCTTCCTCCGGGGTTCAGATTTCATCCTACAGACGAGGAGCTCATAACGCATTATCTTTGTAGGAAAGTCTCCGATACTGGATTCACCGGTAAAGCAGTCGTCGACGTTGATCTAAATAAGTGTGAACCTTGGGATTTGCCAG CCAAGGCTTCAATGGGAGAAAAAGAGTGGTACTTCTTCAGCCTAAGAGACCGGAAATACCCAACCGGTTTGAGGACAAACCGAGCAACTGAAGCCGGTTATTGGAAAACCACGGGTAAAGATAAAGAGATATACCGAGGTGGAGTGCTGGTTGGCATGAAGAAAACCCTAGTTTTCTACAAAGGAAGAGCTCCAAAGGGTGAGAAAAGCAATTGGGTTATGCATGAGTATAGGCTTGAGAATAAACAACCCATCACACCCGCTAag GAAGAATGGGTAGTGTGTAGGGTTTTCGAAAAAAGCACAGCGATAAAGAAACCACAAGAACAACAACCTCAGTCATCTTTTGGATCTCCATGCGATGCAAACTCATCAATGGCAAATGAGTTTGAAGATATTGAGTTTCCGAATCTCAATTTAAACTCATCAACCATCGGTTACAATCACATTCAAGATCATAAATATCCAGAAAACAGTGTTTATTTAGGAGACAATATCACAAGTGCTGCTGGTCTCAATATGAACATGAACATGGCTACTAATATTTCATCTTGGACAACAAGTCTACTTGGTCCACCTTTATCTCCAATCAACTCTTTGTTGCTCAAGGCTTTCCAAATAAGGAACTCTTATAGTTTCCAAAAAGAAATGATCTCTAATATCAATCCCTCTTCTCTTCTTCAACAAGGAGTCTCCAATATTATGCAAAATGGTTCAAGTTCCTCTCAGCCGCAACCGCAAGAGGAAGCGTTTAATATGGACTCCATATGGTAA